One Elephas maximus indicus isolate mEleMax1 chromosome X, mEleMax1 primary haplotype, whole genome shotgun sequence DNA segment encodes these proteins:
- the LOC126069629 gene encoding transcription elongation factor A protein-like 4 has translation MEKRCSENEGKPENQGKMENEEQPQIKGKPEVAGTLEDKEKLGNEGKTEKKAKTEDEEMLKDKEKLEGEAKGKPEGEEEGKLEGDIEGKPEGEAKGKPEGDIEGKPKEEGNPESETRASGKRPAEDDVPKKAKRKTNKGLGQYLKEYKEAIHDRHLSNEEMIREFDEMARVEDEVKKNRQKLGDFIRMQKCFQNPFYPKCPGAIKGASKAPPRDFEDKPSL, from the exons ATGGAAAAACGCtgcagtgaaaatgaaggaaagccTGAAAACCAAGGAAAgatggaaaatgaagaacaaccacAGATTAAGGGAAAGCCAGAAGTAGCTGGTACTCTGGAAGACAAGGAAAAGTTAGGAAAtgagggaaagacagaaaagaaggcaAAGACAGAAGATGAGGAAATGCTAAAAGATAAGGAAAAACTGGAGGGTGAGGCAAAGGGAAAGCCTGAAGGTGAGGAAGAGGGAAAGCTGGAGGGTGATATAGAGGGAAAGCCTGAGGGTGAGGCAAAGGGAAAGCCTGAGGGTGATATAGAGGGAAAGCCGAAGG aagaaggaaatccAGAGAGTGAAACTAGGGCTTCAGGAAAGCGCCCAGCTGAGGATGATGtacccaaaaaagcaaaaagaaaaaccaacaaaGGGCTGGGTCAGTACCTTAAGGAATATAAAGAGGCCATACATGATAGGCATTTGAGCAACGAGGAGATGATAAGAGAATTCGATGAGATGGCTAGGGTGGaagatgaggtaaaaaaaaacagacagaaatTGGGGGACTTTATAAGGATGCAAAAATGTTTTCAGAATCCCTTCTACCCAAAGTGCCCAGGGGCAATCAAAGGTGCCTCTAAGGCCCCACCAAGGGACTTTGAGGACAAGCCCTCCCTGTAG